In one window of Nocardia brasiliensis DNA:
- a CDS encoding N-acetylmuramoyl-L-alanine amidase: MKQPSIIRAGVASAVTAAVTVTLAGLVPVTATAGPAFPEMAKKLTGKTVFLDPGHQGPGHSENVAKQVSDGRGGMKDCQTTGMTTVHGVPEHTINWNVAQLVRTSLESLGARVVLSRQDDQGWGGCITERAAAANNSGADVAVSIHADSAPAEQRGFHLIVPELPIPDATIDQVQSGAGLAASRAMRDAYIQSGFVPAPYASADGLMTRRDIAGPALTRIPAVFIEMGNGANVDDADQLESQQGQLKHAITITTGLVGYLLGAPGSTPAPAGVANEAITPAAQPNPAPAPAAPAPLAPRPASIDPPGGQAAPQTLTPLPAQTAPQAQSVPQAQTAPDPQAQTAPNAQTAPNAQSAPQGQTSPFTPPGRTQQSPGTQQTPSLPGTSPSTDTPSDMAAVREIMDMVLELVMPLAKALGVDNNMVTAELINLAYALAAKFLAPAN; encoded by the coding sequence ATGAAGCAGCCAAGCATCATCAGGGCCGGAGTAGCCTCCGCCGTCACGGCCGCGGTCACGGTGACGCTGGCCGGACTCGTACCGGTCACCGCGACAGCCGGACCGGCCTTTCCGGAGATGGCGAAGAAGCTCACGGGCAAAACGGTGTTCCTCGATCCGGGCCATCAGGGTCCAGGACACAGTGAGAACGTGGCCAAACAGGTCAGCGACGGTCGCGGCGGCATGAAGGACTGCCAGACCACCGGCATGACCACGGTGCACGGCGTTCCTGAGCACACCATCAATTGGAATGTCGCGCAGCTGGTGCGGACCTCGTTGGAGAGTCTCGGCGCGCGGGTGGTGCTGAGCAGGCAGGACGACCAGGGCTGGGGTGGCTGTATCACTGAACGGGCCGCCGCCGCCAACAACTCGGGTGCCGATGTCGCGGTCAGTATCCACGCCGACAGCGCCCCCGCCGAGCAGCGCGGCTTCCATCTGATCGTGCCCGAACTGCCGATTCCGGACGCGACGATCGATCAGGTCCAGTCGGGCGCGGGTCTCGCGGCGTCCAGGGCGATGCGTGACGCGTACATCCAGTCGGGCTTCGTGCCCGCGCCGTACGCGAGCGCCGACGGTCTCATGACGCGCAGGGACATCGCCGGTCCCGCGCTCACCAGGATCCCCGCCGTGTTCATCGAAATGGGCAACGGGGCCAACGTCGATGACGCGGACCAGCTGGAAAGCCAGCAGGGCCAGCTGAAGCACGCCATCACCATCACCACCGGGTTGGTCGGGTACCTGCTCGGTGCGCCGGGCAGCACGCCCGCGCCGGCCGGGGTGGCGAACGAGGCGATCACCCCTGCCGCGCAGCCGAATCCGGCCCCCGCCCCAGCGGCGCCCGCACCGCTGGCACCGCGTCCGGCCTCGATCGACCCGCCCGGGGGGCAGGCGGCGCCGCAGACGCTGACCCCGCTTCCGGCGCAGACCGCACCGCAGGCGCAGAGCGTGCCGCAGGCCCAGACCGCGCCGGACCCGCAGGCCCAGACCGCGCCGAACGCGCAGACGGCCCCGAACGCGCAGTCCGCGCCGCAGGGGCAGACCTCGCCGTTCACCCCGCCGGGACGGACCCAGCAGTCGCCGGGGACACAGCAGACCCCGAGCCTGCCGGGCACCAGCCCGTCCACAGACACGCCGAGCGATATGGCGGCCGTGCGTGAGATCATGGACATGGTGCTCGAACTGGTGATGCCGCTGGCCAAGGCGCTCGGTGTGGACAACAACATGGTCACCGCGGAACTGATCAATCTGGCCTACGCGCTCGCGGCCAAGTTCCTGGCACCGGCCAACTAG
- a CDS encoding CobW family GTP-binding protein, with the protein MVVGVADRIPVVIVAGFLGSGKTTLLNHLLRNSRGTRIGVVVNDFGAINIDSMLVAGQVDAMVSLGNGCVCCAVDVSELDEMFTRLAQPRAKIDVIVVEASGLAEPRNLIRMVVGSDNPRIRYGGLVEVVDAEQFPASSARHPELTTHLRLADLVVVNKADRVPETALTALRAEIATLVGQVPVYATTHGRLEAGLLFDEPMRETPRVAEQLSFDELLHEHEHEHGGAEHRHLHDDYVSVSFTSERELDPRRLIEFLEDPPPGLFRAKGFATFAVAEERRKFVMHLVGRHLVFEPQNWARGEARVTRLVLIGAGMDAELVRKRLDDTVHTVEDWLDPQSLLGVWRYTPH; encoded by the coding sequence ATGGTGGTCGGCGTGGCTGACCGGATACCTGTTGTGATCGTCGCGGGGTTTCTCGGCTCCGGAAAGACAACGCTGCTCAACCATCTGCTGCGCAACAGCCGCGGCACCCGGATCGGGGTGGTTGTCAACGACTTCGGCGCGATCAACATCGACTCGATGCTGGTCGCCGGGCAGGTCGACGCGATGGTCTCGCTCGGCAACGGCTGTGTCTGCTGCGCCGTCGACGTCAGCGAACTCGACGAGATGTTCACCCGCCTGGCGCAGCCGCGCGCCAAGATCGACGTGATCGTGGTGGAGGCCAGCGGTCTGGCCGAGCCGCGCAATCTCATCCGCATGGTGGTCGGCAGCGACAATCCGCGCATCCGCTACGGCGGTCTGGTCGAGGTCGTCGACGCCGAGCAGTTCCCGGCGAGCAGCGCGCGGCATCCTGAGCTGACCACGCACCTGCGGCTGGCCGATCTGGTGGTCGTGAACAAGGCCGATCGGGTGCCCGAGACCGCACTGACCGCGCTGCGAGCGGAGATCGCGACGCTGGTCGGGCAGGTCCCGGTGTACGCGACCACGCACGGCAGGCTGGAAGCAGGCCTGCTGTTCGACGAACCGATGCGCGAAACACCGCGCGTCGCCGAGCAATTGAGCTTCGACGAGCTGCTGCACGAACACGAACACGAGCACGGCGGGGCCGAGCACCGGCACCTGCACGACGACTACGTCAGCGTGTCGTTCACCAGCGAGCGGGAACTGGACCCGCGCCGGTTGATCGAATTCCTGGAGGACCCGCCGCCCGGACTGTTCCGGGCCAAGGGCTTCGCCACGTTCGCCGTCGCCGAGGAGCGCCGCAAGTTCGTCATGCATCTGGTCGGGCGGCACCTGGTGTTCGAGCCGCAGAACTGGGCGCGCGGCGAGGCGCGTGTGACGCGGTTGGTGCTGATCGGCGCCGGCATGGATGCCGAGCTGGTGCGCAAACGGCTCGACGACACCGTGCACACCGTCGAAGACTGGCTCGATCCGCAGTCGTTGCTCGGCGTCTGGCGCTATACGCCGCACTGA
- a CDS encoding sigma-70 family RNA polymerase sigma factor codes for MTCARLDSGRIVRRPAPCGAHCAGLCTDAGLAAVLANDRALLQWRAMRTLGDSGLAEQAVQESLLRAWRSCAYFDASKGSVRTWLSTILRNVVIDMVRSRAARPGDTGWDEVGELSDVRYAHPDFSDGLVDGLLVAELLSRLPAAQREAVVEVILRDRGYQEVADDIGVPVGTVKTRVHYALRSLRGLPRSA; via the coding sequence ATGACGTGTGCTCGGCTCGACTCCGGCCGGATCGTTCGACGGCCGGCCCCCTGTGGCGCCCACTGTGCTGGGCTGTGTACCGACGCGGGGCTCGCGGCGGTCTTGGCGAATGATCGGGCGCTGTTGCAGTGGCGCGCGATGCGGACCCTGGGGGACAGCGGCCTGGCCGAACAGGCCGTGCAGGAGTCGCTGCTGCGGGCCTGGCGTTCGTGCGCGTACTTCGACGCGAGCAAGGGCAGTGTCCGTACCTGGCTCTCGACCATCCTGCGCAACGTCGTCATCGACATGGTCCGGTCGCGGGCCGCGCGTCCCGGCGACACCGGGTGGGACGAGGTCGGCGAGCTCAGCGACGTCCGCTACGCGCATCCCGATTTCTCCGACGGCCTCGTCGACGGACTCCTGGTCGCCGAGCTGCTGTCCCGGTTGCCCGCCGCGCAGCGCGAAGCGGTGGTCGAGGTGATCCTGCGCGACCGGGGCTACCAGGAGGTGGCCGACGATATCGGCGTCCCCGTCGGCACGGTGAAAACCCGGGTGCACTACGCCCTGCGCTCGCTGCGCGGGCTGCCCCGCAGCGCTTGA